CTTGAACATAGTTATCGATAATTTTTTGCCGTAAGTCGAGCGAATATGCCTTCATTTCTCTTTAAGGAAAATGTACAACCTATCTATTAATCGTACCTCATTAGATAGGGAAACGCTATAAGTAAACTAATATTTTTACATTTTAGATGTTTGTAAGCTGTTAAATATTTAAATTTTTATACAAAAAATACCATTATTTTTGAGTTCTAGCCAACGTTTAACGAAGGAACTCTCCTTTATTCAAAAGCCAAAAACTCAAACAAATACTCATAGCTCTTAAATCGATTTCAAAGAGTGTATTAGCCATATATTCTTTGACCTTGAAGGGGTAACAAGTGGGACGAAAAGGCTTGTATAGCCAGAAGTGGATAGATTATGGTAAAAATCGGACAATATTGTGCAATAAAACCAAAATAATGACAATATTACTCTAATTATACCAAAGTCAATTAATCAGATATTGAACAAAATCTAATAAATTTTTATCGGTTATTTATTAACATTAAACATTTATAGATAATTAGATATTAATGGTGCCGGGGTGAAATGTTATCAAGACTTTTCACAAAGCTATGTCTTATCAACCTCTGCACCTAAAATACCGCCCTCAAACCTTTGCCCAGCTGGTCGGTCAAAACGCGATCGCAAGCACTCTAACTAACGCTATCAGATTAGAACGAATTGCTCCAGCTTACCTATTTGCTGGTCCGAGAGGAACGGGCAAAACATCTAGTGCGCGGATTCTTGCCAAGTCTCTCAATTGTCTGTCTAATAATGCCCCAACCACAACGCCTTGTGGAAAGTGTGAAGTATGTCGGGCGATCGCTTGTAGTTCTTCCCTGGATGTAATAGAAATCGATGCCGCTAGCAATACTGGGGTAGAAAATATCCGCACCCTAATTGAAAGCGCTCAGTTTACTCCCCTATTGTGTCGCTACAAAGTATATTTAGTGGACGAAGCGCATATGCTAAGTACAGCGGCATTGAATGCTTTGCTCAAAACTTTAGAAGAGCCACCTACACGAGTAGTCTTTATTCTGGCAACCACCAATCCAGAGCGATTGTTGCCTACCATAATCTCCCGCTGCCAACGCTTCGACTTCCGACGCATCCCCATTGCGGCAATAGTGACTCATTTGAGTGAGATTGCTAATAAGGAAAACATTGATATTACACCAGATGCCCGAAATATGGTGGCTCAAATTGCCCAAGGGGGTTTGAGAGATGCTCAGAGTTTACTAGATCAGCTGAGTCTTCAAAGAGTACAGATAACTGTTGAGACGGTGCGTTTGTTAGTTGGAGCGGTGAGCGAGAGTGAGGCGATCGCGCTGATTGAAGCTTCAACTCTTGAGAACTTCACGGCGTTACTGGATATAACTCGACGACTGGTAGAGAAAGGAATTGAGCCGCTAACCATTCTGCAAAGCCTTACAAACGGTTTTCGTTCGCTTCTGGTTGCTTTGGTGAACCCGACTTGCAATGACCTTGTAACGGTTAGTAATGCGAATTGGGAGCA
This genomic window from Microcoleus sp. FACHB-831 contains:
- a CDS encoding DNA polymerase III subunit gamma/tau; its protein translation is MSYQPLHLKYRPQTFAQLVGQNAIASTLTNAIRLERIAPAYLFAGPRGTGKTSSARILAKSLNCLSNNAPTTTPCGKCEVCRAIACSSSLDVIEIDAASNTGVENIRTLIESAQFTPLLCRYKVYLVDEAHMLSTAALNALLKTLEEPPTRVVFILATTNPERLLPTIISRCQRFDFRRIPIAAIVTHLSEIANKENIDITPDARNMVAQIAQGGLRDAQSLLDQLSLQRVQITVETVRLLVGAVSESEAIALIEASTLENFTALLDITRRLVEKGIEPLTILQSLTNGFRSLLVALVNPTCNDLVTVSNANWEQLCELAKHWNIAALQYTLQQLVAGERQLKNTQVPVLWLEAILLSLSQKTPRTTAETLSPLQLQAAAPVIGSTSLKTNSGSKKHTFTSLAQRKSSTTSGSINSIDTPPQKAAFQQIHQESSSLNSVTNEWKKVWFNTLNYLSPLNKSLLSNHASLIDINESVAIIAISSASLAKIACERLDEIESALSKAIGKSIKVKIEVNK